The proteins below are encoded in one region of Planctomycetia bacterium:
- a CDS encoding response regulator: protein MDANGKVNILIVDDAPDKLLALDTVLADLDERVVTAASGREALRRLLADDFAVVLLDVNMPDLDGFETASLIRQRKRSEHTPIIFITAESDETHVSRGYSLGAVDYIVAPMLPEVLRTKVSVFVELYRKQREIERQADQRIALALMQAERDEADRANRAKSEFLANVSHELRTPMNAIIGMTDLALQEQLAPSVRDYLETARTSATLLVSLLNEILDFSKLDSGRFSLEAAPFDLRVAVQQTVKTLIHHAEAKNLRLECELTEGVDMHVVGDSLRLRQVLNNLIGNAIKFTSRGSVAVVVRPATSDESNTSFQFAVRDTGIGISAEDQGKIFSPFTQVDASMTRRFGGAGLGLTIAANLVAMMGGQLQVESAPGSGSTFSFTIRMPRAGSLPSTPTSSAPASAEPAKASVALNILLAEDTYANQKLLTTVLRRRGHHVLVVDNGAEAVEAARSGRFDAILMDIQMPTMDGFEATAAIRAIADPTMATVPIVALTAHAMQGDDARCLMAGMDAYLAKPIDIRELVELVEDLPHRARRIVPVDNT from the coding sequence ATGGACGCGAACGGTAAAGTCAACATCCTGATCGTTGACGACGCACCCGACAAGCTGCTCGCGCTAGACACTGTGCTAGCGGACCTTGACGAACGCGTCGTGACGGCCGCGTCCGGGCGCGAAGCGCTGCGGCGACTGTTGGCGGACGATTTCGCAGTTGTTCTGCTTGACGTCAACATGCCGGATCTTGATGGCTTCGAGACGGCGAGCCTGATCCGGCAGCGCAAACGGTCGGAACATACGCCGATCATCTTCATCACCGCCGAAAGCGATGAGACGCACGTCAGCCGCGGATATTCACTGGGCGCGGTCGACTACATCGTCGCGCCCATGCTGCCCGAGGTGCTGCGAACCAAAGTCAGCGTGTTTGTGGAGCTATATCGCAAGCAACGAGAAATCGAACGCCAGGCGGATCAGCGCATCGCTCTGGCGCTGATGCAAGCGGAGCGCGACGAAGCGGATCGGGCGAATCGTGCCAAAAGCGAGTTCCTGGCAAACGTGAGTCACGAACTGCGCACGCCGATGAACGCCATCATCGGCATGACCGATCTCGCATTGCAGGAGCAGCTCGCGCCCTCGGTTCGAGACTATCTAGAGACCGCTCGCACTTCGGCCACGCTGTTGGTATCGCTGTTGAACGAAATCCTGGACTTCTCGAAGCTCGATTCCGGGCGCTTTTCGCTCGAAGCGGCGCCGTTCGATCTCCGCGTGGCCGTCCAGCAGACGGTTAAGACGCTGATTCATCATGCCGAGGCCAAGAACTTACGACTGGAATGCGAACTCACGGAAGGCGTCGACATGCATGTCGTGGGTGACTCGCTACGCTTGCGTCAGGTATTGAATAATCTGATTGGCAATGCGATCAAGTTTACATCCCGCGGGTCCGTAGCCGTCGTGGTGCGGCCGGCCACGTCCGACGAATCGAACACATCCTTCCAGTTCGCGGTGCGCGATACCGGCATTGGAATCTCCGCCGAGGATCAGGGGAAGATCTTTTCCCCGTTCACGCAGGTCGACGCCTCCATGACGCGGCGCTTCGGCGGCGCAGGGCTGGGACTGACGATCGCCGCAAATCTCGTGGCGATGATGGGCGGGCAGTTGCAAGTGGAGAGCGCGCCGGGATCAGGTAGTACGTTTTCCTTTACGATTCGCATGCCGCGCGCCGGGTCACTGCCTTCGACGCCAACGTCGTCCGCACCGGCCTCCGCTGAACCCGCCAAGGCCAGCGTGGCGCTCAACATCTTGTTGGCGGAGGACACTTACGCCAATCAGAAACTGCTCACGACGGTTTTGCGGCGTCGCGGGCATCACGTGCTCGTCGTCGACAATGGCGCGGAGGCCGTCGAAGCGGCGCGCAGCGGTCGCTTTGATGCTATCTTAATGGACATTCAGATGCCCACCATGGACGGCTTTGAGGCGACGGCCGCGATCCGTGCTATCGCCGATCCAACAATGGCGACGGTGCCGATCGTTGCGCTCACAGCACATGCCATGCAAGGCGACGACGCGCGCTGTCTGATGGCGGGCATGGACGCCTACCTAGCCAAGCCGATCGACATCCGCGAGTTAGTAGAATTAGTCGAGGATCTACCGCACCGCGCACGCCGCATCGTGCCAGTTGACAACACGTGA
- a CDS encoding DUF1003 domain-containing protein — MTFVWLHAIWFATWIAINQDLTPLPAFDPYPYGLLTTTVSLESIFLSTFVLISQNRQSAWADRQAKLDLQINLLTEHEVTKALALLQAVAVRLDIDLAGMDDLPELTQEVAPEKVLEDLGHEE; from the coding sequence ATGACGTTTGTCTGGCTGCACGCCATCTGGTTCGCCACGTGGATCGCGATCAACCAGGATCTGACGCCGCTCCCAGCCTTTGATCCCTATCCGTACGGCCTGCTGACGACGACCGTCTCCCTGGAGTCGATCTTTCTCTCCACGTTCGTGTTGATTAGCCAGAACCGGCAAAGCGCCTGGGCGGACCGGCAGGCGAAGCTGGACCTGCAGATCAACTTGTTGACGGAGCACGAGGTTACCAAGGCGCTTGCACTGCTGCAGGCCGTCGCTGTACGATTGGACATTGACCTCGCCGGCATGGACGACCTGCCGGAACTGACGCAAGAAGTGGCGCCGGAAAAGGTGCTGGAAGATCTGGGACATGAAGAATAG
- a CDS encoding CAP domain-containing protein gives MLDQAEAAFAKMLGKARRVEDAKDRKIAELETKVAQKDAAQQYAEYMAAENRFGHTVDGSVPAERATAHEYEACLIAENIAYRWNARPVEYNDVAREVVAGWQKSPPHRRNLLNEHVTEIGVGVARSDVTGYCFVVQMFGRPNSLAIHVAIENATDEEVAYELDGERYSLPSHFSRRHDLCMPPVLKLATENSRQASMTLSDGDEMSIVRDRERLRIIKSR, from the coding sequence GTGCTGGATCAGGCGGAGGCGGCGTTCGCCAAGATGCTGGGCAAGGCACGGCGCGTGGAGGACGCCAAGGACCGCAAGATCGCGGAGTTGGAGACGAAGGTCGCGCAAAAGGATGCGGCTCAGCAGTACGCGGAGTATATGGCCGCTGAAAACCGCTTTGGTCATACGGTTGATGGAAGTGTGCCAGCCGAACGTGCCACCGCCCATGAGTATGAGGCCTGCCTGATCGCCGAAAACATTGCCTATCGCTGGAACGCAAGGCCCGTTGAGTACAACGACGTTGCTAGAGAGGTAGTTGCCGGATGGCAAAAGTCCCCCCCGCATCGGCGCAATTTACTCAACGAGCACGTTACTGAGATCGGCGTCGGAGTAGCGAGAAGCGACGTGACCGGTTACTGCTTCGTCGTGCAAATGTTCGGACGTCCTAACTCCCTGGCGATTCATGTGGCCATTGAAAACGCGACCGACGAGGAAGTAGCATACGAATTGGACGGAGAGAGATATTCGCTGCCGTCTCATTTCAGTCGCAGGCATGATCTCTGTATGCCACCCGTCTTGAAGCTCGCAACGGAAAACTCTCGACAAGCGTCAATGACCTTGTCGGATGGCGACGAAATGTCGATCGTCCGTGATCGCGAACGACTCAGAATAATTAAGTCGCGTTGA